The Mercurialis annua linkage group LG8, ddMerAnnu1.2, whole genome shotgun sequence genome window below encodes:
- the LOC126661229 gene encoding BURP domain protein RD22-like: protein MEFHFLPFCVLFCIVISGNASQAPVPAVMYWQSVLPNTSMPKALHDLIQPETAQENTSTFSEVEFTSLQADYGIGYINKESLVKSTIASNITTVYFLHDDLHPGQKMMLVFAKSSNESNFVSRKIAQTIPFSSNRFLEILKHFSIELASRKAQIIKRTIKECEASGVKGEDKYCATSLESLVDFIVAKYGNKVEAYANEVEEENKKQNYTFLKGIKMIGDDQIVCHKKRYPYAVFYCHIIMETRAYLVPLMGEDGSKAEAIVVCHMNTSAWNPMHLAFQILKVKPGGPPICHFLNSDTIVWIPS, encoded by the exons ATGGAGTTTCATTTTCTTCCTTTCTGTGTTCTATTCTGC ATTGTAATCAGTGGAAATGCTTCTCAGGCACCGGTTCCTGCAGTGATGTATTGGCAATCCGTGTTACCAAACACTTCCATGCCAAAAGCTCTACACGATCTTATACAACCCG AAACTGCACAGGAAAATACAAGCACTTTTTCAGAAGTAGAGTTTACATCATTACAGGCAGATTATGGAATTGGGTATATTAATAAAGAATCACTTGTAAAAAGCACCATAGCCAGTAATATAACGACTGTCTACTTCTTACATGACGATCTTCATCCTGGTCAGAAGATGATGCTCGTTTTCGCCAAATCAAGTAATGAGTCTAATTTCGTGTCGCGTAAAATTGCGCAAACAATACCCTTTTCAAGCAATAGATTTTTGGAAATTCTGAAACATTTTTCAATAGAACTTGCATCAAGAAAAGCTCAAATTATCAAACGAACGATCAAAGAATGTGAAGCGTCGGGTGTTAAGGGTGAAGATAAATATTGTGCTACATCTTTGGAATCATTAGTTGATTTTATTGTTGCAAAATATGGAAACAAAGTTGAAGCATATGCAAATGAGGTAGAAGAAGAGAATAAGAAGCAGAATTATACATTTTTGAAGGGAATAAAAATGATTGGAGACGATCAAATAGTATGTCATAAGAAGAGATATCCTTATGCTGTGTTTTATTGCCATATAATAATGGAGACAAGGGCTTACTTGGTTCCGTTAATGGGTGAAGATGGCTCCAAAGCTGAAGCAATTGTTGTTTGCCATATGAATACTTCAGCTTGGAACCCAATGCATTTGGCTTTTCAAATCTTGAAAGTTAAGCCTGGAGGCCCTCCAATTTGTCACTTTCTTAATAGTGATACTATTGTTTGGATACCTAGCtag